Proteins from a genomic interval of Musa acuminata AAA Group cultivar baxijiao chromosome BXJ1-9, Cavendish_Baxijiao_AAA, whole genome shotgun sequence:
- the LOC103998152 gene encoding aspartic proteinase nepenthesin-1-like: MALEPLPKLSSLTVLLLSLIPLSSGAFAGGVRVELTHVHANAGDSEAKLIQRAVASSRHRLSTLVDRAPLHAGKTEYILDIAIGTPALAFSALVDTGSDLIWTQCKPCSNCYWQSSPVFDPSKSSTFGTIACDSTLCKALDQHSCNASCHYSYMYTDHSYTEGVLATETFTIGSTSVPGLAFGCGNSNDGVAFAEAAGFVGLGRGKLSLISQMGLTEFSYCLTPFGSRKKSTLLIGSLPNPNATAHPVMSTPIVRNKSWPSFYYITLTGITVGGTVVDIPTSTFAINGDGSGGMIIDSGTWLTYLEYSAYDKVADAFTAQIKNMNTTDQSLFDLDLCYELPPKSTPDTLNLPKLIFHFQGADLKLPPGNYFGVDSDTSSICLMMAESSGLSVFGNFMQQNMQVMYDLGNDVLSFYSAECG; this comes from the coding sequence atggcaTTGGAGCCACTCCCCAAATTGTCATCACTTACAGTGCTACTGTTAAGTCTCATCCCACTGAGTTCTGGAGCTTTTGCAGGAGGTGTTCGCGTTGAGTTGACTCATGTCCATGCCAACGCTGGTGACAGTGAGGCTAAACTGATCCAACGTGCGGTAGCAAGTAGCAGGCACAGGCTCTCGACCCTCGTCGATCGTGCTCCGCTCCACGCCGGCAAAACCGAGTACATCCTCGACATAGCCATCGGTACGCCGGCGCTTGCCTTCTCTGCACTCGTCGACACAGGGAGCGATCTCATATGGACCCAATGCAAGCCCTGCTCCAACTGCTACTGGCAGTCAAGTCCGGTGTTCGACCCATCGAAGTCCTCCACCTTCGGCACGATCGCATGCGATAGCACGCTGTGCAAAGCGCTGGACCAACACTCGTGCAACGCTTCCTGCCACTACTCTTACATGTACACCGACCACTCCTACACCGAAGGCGTGCTCGCCACCGAGACCTTCACGATCGGCTCTACCTCCGTGCCCGGCCTCGCATTCGGTTGCGGCAACTCGAACGACGGCGTCGCCTTCGCCGAGGCGGCTGGCTTCGTCGGCCTTGGACGCGGGAAGCTCTCCCTCATATCGCAGATGGGCTTGACGGAGTTCTCGTATTGTCTCACTCCATTCGGATCGCGGAAGAAAAGCACTCTCTTGATAGGTTCTCTGCCGAACCCTAATGCGACTGCACATCCAGTTATGTCGACGCCCATAGTTCGCAACAAATCCTGGCCGAGCTTCTACTACATCACTCTCACTGGAATAACGGTAGGAGGAACTGTTGTTGACATCCCAACCTCCACATTTGCCATCAACGGAGATGGGAGTGGGGGAATGATCATAGACTCGGGCACCTGGCTCACGTACCTGGAGTACAGTGCCTATGACAAGGTGGCAGATGCTTTCACGGCTCAGATAAAAAACATGAACACCACCGATCAATCCCTCTTCGACCTCGACCTCTGCTACGAGCTGCCGCCGAAATCGACCCCCGACACCTTGAACCTTCCCAAGCTCATCTTCCACTTCCAGGGAGCAGATCTGAAGTTGCCACCAGGGAACTACTTCGGCGTGGACAGCGACACCAGCTCTATATGCCTCATGATGGCGGAGTCGAGCGGGTTATCGGTGTTCGGCAACTTCATGCAGCAGAACATGCAGGTGATGTATGATCTGGGGAACGATGTGCTGTCTTTCTACTCAGCCGAGTGCGGCTAG
- the LOC103998004 gene encoding auxin-responsive protein SAUR32: MMQEDKRMKVKKGSVTVRVGLEGEEGGFRKFVIPISYLHHPLFQRLLESAQEVYGFYSSGPLKLPCSVDDFLHLRWRIERESHHSHGHHRQSLHSC; the protein is encoded by the coding sequence ATGATGCAAGAGGACAAGAGGATGAAGGTGAAGAAGGGATCGGTCACCGTGAGAGTCGGCCTCGAAGGCGAAGAAGGCGGCTTCCGGAAGTTCGTTATCCCCATCTCCTACCTCCACCATCCCCTCTTCCAGAGGCTCCTCGAGTCGGCACAGGAGGTGTACGGTTTCTACTCCTCGGGGCCGCTGAAGCTGCCTTGCTCCGTCGACGACTTCCTCCACCTCCGGTGGCGCATCGAGAGGGAGTCGCACCACTCGCATGGCCACCACCGCCAGTCTTTGCATTCATGCTGA